One Rosa chinensis cultivar Old Blush chromosome 5, RchiOBHm-V2, whole genome shotgun sequence genomic region harbors:
- the LOC112167578 gene encoding E3 ubiquitin-protein ligase BIG BROTHER isoform X2, which translates to MSWNPHMGVHYPYNSCPYSTVGSFMDYVEGLTYEHVNFIFSGDSHAQESTYPSMNTNYYKFGLTEPGNTSYYDLGFRHSYEFNDPISRSGEETRPLQYSSTIPNEQNVARDPPCEGSANTSTCDNPRESPRRYQNSQDYQVILEDNIDPDSMTYEELLELGEAVGTESRGLTQDMLSLLPISKYKCSFFSRKKSRSESKRLSTCMNCKNLCL; encoded by the exons ATGAGTTGGAACCCGCATATGGGAGTTCATTACCCCTACAACAGCTGTCCCTATAGCACGGTGGGTAGCTTTATGGACTATGTTGAAGGCCTCACCTACGAACATGTGAACTTTATTTTTTCAGGGGATTCACATGCTCAG GAGAGCACTTACCCATCAATGAATACGAACTATTACAAGTTTGGGTTAACTGAACCTGGGAATACTTCATATTATGATCTTGGTTTTCGTCATTCCTATGAGTTCAATGATCCTATCTCAAGAAGTGGTGAAGAAACAAGGCCTTTGCAGTACTCTTCAACTATTCCTAATGAACAGAATGTGGCAAGGGATCCACCATGCGAAGGAAGTGCAAACACTTCCACATGTGACAACCCCAGAGAAT CCCCTCGAAGATATCAGAACTCCCAGGATTATCAG GTTATTTTGGAAGACAACATTGACCCTGATAGCATGACTTACGAG GAATTACTAGAATTAGGTGAGGCAGTTGGAACTGAAAGCCGAGGTCTTACCCAAGATATGCTTTCTTTGCTTCCAATCTCGAAGTACAAGTGCAGCTTTTTCTCAAGAAAGAAATCACGGAGTGAGAG CAAGAGGCTTTCTACATGCATGAATTGCAAAAATCTATGTCTGTAA
- the LOC121049598 gene encoding extensin-2-like yields MGALGQPRPSWLITMFYCLAFCFLASTTVLANNPHTYSSPPPPHHAPQYPPPKYQSPPPKYPEHPPHHYKSPPPPPPPKHVIHPPYHYKSPPPPSPSPPPPYVYKSPPPPSPSPPPPYVYKSPPPPSPSPPPPYVYKSPPPPSPSPPPPYVYKSPPPPSPSPPPPYIYKSPPPPSPSPPPPYVYKSPPPPSPSPPPPYVYKSPPPPSPSPPPPYVYKSPPPPSPSPPPPYVYKSPPPPSPSPPPPYVYKSPPPPSPSPPPPYVYKSPPPPSRSPPPPYVYKSPPPPSPSPPPPYVYKSPPPPSPSPPPPYIYKSPPPPSPPPHVYKSPPPPSPSPPPPYVYKSPPPSPPPPYLYKSPPPPSHSPPPYYYKSPPPPNHY; encoded by the coding sequence ATGGGAGCCTTGGGACAGCCAAGGCCTTCTTGGCTCATTACAATGTTTTATTGTTTGGCATTTTGCTTCTTAGCTAGTACTACTGTTCTTGCTAACAATCCTCACACTTATTcttcaccaccacctcctcACCATGCCCCCCAATACCCTCCTCCCAAGTATCAATCACCACCACCAAAATATCCTGAGCACCCTCCACACCATTACAAGTCACCACCACCCCCGCCACCGCCGAAGCATGTGATACATCCTCCGTATCACTACAAGTCTCCCCCGCCACCCTCACCTTCACCTCCACCTCCTTATGTCTACAAGTCTCCACCACCCCCGTCACCTTCACCGCCACCTCCATATGTATACAAGTCTCCACCACCTCCATCACCTTCACCTCCTCCTCCCTATGTCTACAAGTCTCCTCCACCCCCATCACCTTCACCGCCACCTCCCTATGTCTACAagtctccaccaccaccatcaccatcaccaccaccgcCATACATTTAtaaatcaccaccaccaccatctccaTCACCACCTCCTCCTTACGTTTACAagtctccaccaccaccatctccatcacctcctcctccttatgTCTACAAGTCTCCACCCCCACCATCACCGTCACCGCCTCCACCATATGTATACAAGTCCCCACCTCCTCCTTCTCCATCACCGCCACCTCCTTATGTTTACAAATCTCCACCACCACCTTCTCCATCACCGCCTCCACCATATGTCTACAAGTCCCCACCTCCTCCTTCTCCATCACCGCCACCTCCTTATGTTTACAAATCTCCACCACCACCTTCTCGATCACCGCCTCCACCATACGTCTACAAGTCCCCACCTCCTCCATCTCCATCACCGCCTCCTCCATACGTCTACAAGTCACCACCACCTCCTTCCCCATCACCCCCTCCTCCCTATATTTATAAATCACCTCCACCACCCTCACCTCCTCCTCATGTATACAAGTCCCCACCTCCACCTTCCCCATCGCCGCCACCTCCATATGTCTATAAGTCTCCCCCTCCCtcacctcctcctccttatcTCTACAAGTCTCCTCCTCCCCCATCTCACTCTCCACCACCATACTACTACAAGTCCCCTCCACCTCCAAACCACTACTAA
- the LOC112167578 gene encoding E3 ubiquitin-protein ligase BIG BROTHER isoform X1 — protein sequence MSWNPHMGVHYPYNSCPYSTVGSFMDYVEGLTYEHVNFIFSGDSHAQESTYPSMNTNYYKFGLTEPGNTSYYDLGFRHSYEFNDPISRSGEETRPLQYSSTIPNEQNVARDPPCEGSANTSTCDNPRESPRRYQNSQDYQVILEDNIDPDSMTYEELLELGEAVGTESRGLTQDMLSLLPISKYKCSFFSRKKSRSERCVICQMEYKRGDRQITLPCKHLYHAGCGTRWLSMNKACPICYTEVFGNGSMSKK from the exons ATGAGTTGGAACCCGCATATGGGAGTTCATTACCCCTACAACAGCTGTCCCTATAGCACGGTGGGTAGCTTTATGGACTATGTTGAAGGCCTCACCTACGAACATGTGAACTTTATTTTTTCAGGGGATTCACATGCTCAG GAGAGCACTTACCCATCAATGAATACGAACTATTACAAGTTTGGGTTAACTGAACCTGGGAATACTTCATATTATGATCTTGGTTTTCGTCATTCCTATGAGTTCAATGATCCTATCTCAAGAAGTGGTGAAGAAACAAGGCCTTTGCAGTACTCTTCAACTATTCCTAATGAACAGAATGTGGCAAGGGATCCACCATGCGAAGGAAGTGCAAACACTTCCACATGTGACAACCCCAGAGAAT CCCCTCGAAGATATCAGAACTCCCAGGATTATCAG GTTATTTTGGAAGACAACATTGACCCTGATAGCATGACTTACGAG GAATTACTAGAATTAGGTGAGGCAGTTGGAACTGAAAGCCGAGGTCTTACCCAAGATATGCTTTCTTTGCTTCCAATCTCGAAGTACAAGTGCAGCTTTTTCTCAAGAAAGAAATCACGGAGTGAGAG GTGTGTGATTTGCCAGATGGAATATAAACGAGGGGATCGGCAGATCACTCTGCCGTGCAAACACCTCTATCATGCTGGATGTGGAACCAGATGGCTTAGCATGAACAAG GCTTGCCCAATATGCTACACAGAGGTATTTGGTAATGGATCGATGAGCAAGAAGTAG
- the LOC121049402 gene encoding extensin-2-like, with product MGALGQPRPSWLITMFYCLAFCFLASTTVLANNPYTYSSPPPPHHAPEYPPPKYQSPPPKYPEHPPHHYKSPPPPPPPKHVIHPPYHYKSPPPPSHSPPPPYVYKSPPPPSPSPPPPYVYKSPPPPSPSPSPPYVYKSPPPPSPSPPPPYVYKSPPPPSPSPPPPYVYKSPPPPSPSPPPPYVYKSPPPPSPSPPPPYVYKSPPPPSPSPPPPYVYKSPPPPSPSPPPPYVYKSPPPPSPSPPPPYVYKSPPPPSPSPPPPYVYKSPPPPSPSSPPPYHYKSPPPPSPSPPPPYVYKSPPPPSPSPPPPYVYKSPPPPSPSPPPPYIYKSPPPPSYSPPPYYYKSPPPPKHY from the coding sequence ATGGGAGCCTTGGGACAGCCAAGGCCTTCTTGGCTCATTACAATGTTTTATTGTTTGGCATTTTGCTTCTTAGCTAGTACTACTGTTCTTGCTAACAATCCTTACACTTATTcttcaccaccacctcctcACCATGCCCCTGAATACCCTCCTCCCAAGTATCAATCACCACCACCAAAATATCCTGAGCACCCTCCACACCATTACAAGTCACCACCACCCCCGCCACCACCGAAGCATGTGATACATCCTCCGTATCACTACAAGTCTCCCCCGCCACCCTCACATTCACCTCCACCTCCTTATGTCTACAAATCTCCACCACCCCCATCACCTTCACCGCCACCTCCATATGTATACAAGTCTCCACCACCTCCATCACCTTCACCTTCTCCTCCCTATGTCTACAAGTCTCCTCCACCCCCATCACCTTCACCGCCACCTCCTTATGTCTACAAGTCTCCTCCACCCCCTTCACCTTCACCGCCACCTCCCTATGTCTACAAGTCTCCACCACCcccatcaccatcaccaccaccgcCTTATGTCTATAAATCACCGCCACCACCCTCACCGTCACCTCCACCTCCTTATGTTTACAAGTCTCCACCACCCCCATCACCTTCACCTCCACCTCCTTATGTTTATAAGTCTCCACccccaccatcaccatcaccgcCTCCACCATATGTCTACAAGTCCCCACCTCCTCCTTCTCCATCACCACCTCCACCATATGTTTACAAGTCCCCACCTCCCCCTTCTCCATCACCACCTCCTCCATACGTCTACaagtcaccaccaccaccttcaccatcaTCTCCTCCACCGTACCACTACAAATCACCACCACCCCCATCACCGTCACCTCCACCTCCTTATGTGTACAAGTCTCCACCTCCACCTTCCccatcaccaccacctccaTATGTCTACAAGTCTCCACCTCCACCATCTCCTTCACCTCCCCCTCCTTATATCTACAAGTCACCACCTCCGCCATCTTACTCCCCACCTCCATATTACTATAAGTCACCTCCACCTCCGAAACACTACTAA